One Lagenorhynchus albirostris chromosome 8, mLagAlb1.1, whole genome shotgun sequence genomic region harbors:
- the CHPF2 gene encoding chondroitin sulfate glucuronyltransferase isoform X1, whose product MAGPTAMRLSSVLALLQPALPLILGLSLGCSLSLLRVSWIQGEGEDPCVVAVGEPGGPQNLDSGAQLDQSDEDFKPRIIPYYRDPNKPYKKVLRTRYIQTELGSRERLLVAVLTSRATLSTLAVAVNRTVAHHFPRLLYFTGQRGARTPAGMQVVSHGDERPAWLMSETLRHLHTHFGADYDWFFVMQDDTYVQAPRLAALAGHLSINQDLYLGRTEEFIGAGEQARYCHGGFGYLLSRSLLLRLWPHLDGCRGDILSARPDEWLGRCLIDSLGIGCVSQHQGQQYRSFELAKNRDPEKEGSSAFLSAFAVHPVSEGTLMYRLHKRFSALELERAYSEIEQLQAQIRNLTVLTPEGEAGLSWPIGLPAPFTPHSRFEVLGWDYFTEQHTFSCADGAPKCPLQGASRADVGDAVETALEQLNRRYQPRLRFQKQRLLNGYRRFDPARGMEYTLDLLLEAVTQRGHRRALARRVSLLRPLSRVEILPMPYVTEATRVQLVLPLLVAEAAAAPAFLEAFAAGVLEPREHALLTLLLVYGPREGGRGAPDPFLGVKAAAAELERRYPGTRLAWLAVRAEAPSQVRLLDVVSKKHPVDTLFFLATVWTRPGPEVLNRCRMNAISGWQAFFPVHFQEFSPALAPQRSPQGPPGAGPDPPSPPGAEPARGAPVGGRFDRQASAEGCFYNADYLAARARLAGELAGQEEEEALEGLEVMDVFLRFSGLHLFRAVEPGLVQKFSVRDCSPRLSEELYHRCRLSTLEGLGARAQLAVALFEQEQANST is encoded by the exons ATGGCAGGGCCCACCGCCATGCGACTGAGCTCAGTGTTGGCTCTGCTGCAACCAGCACTGCCCCTCATCCTAGGGCTGTCTCTGGGGTGCAGCCTGAGCCTCTTGCGGGTTTCCTGGATCCAGGGTGAGGGAGAAGATCCCTGTGTAGTGGCTGTGGGGGAACCAGGAGGGCCACAGAATCTAGACTCAGGAGCTCAGCTTGACCAAAGTGATGAAGACTTCAAACCCCGGATCATTCCCTACTACAGGGATCCCAACAAGCCCTACAAGAAGGTGCTCAG GACTCGGTACATCCAGACAGAGCTGGGCTCTCGCGAGCGGTTGCTGGTGGCTGTCCTGACCTCCCGGGCCACACTGTCCACTCTGGCTGTGGCTGTGAACCGCACAGTGGCTCACCACTTCCCTCGGTTACTCTACTTCACTGGGCAGCGAGGGGCCCGGACTCCGGCAGGGATGCAGGTGGTATCTCACGGGGACGAACGGCCAGCCTGGCTCATGTCCGAGACCCTGCGCCATCTTCACACACACTTTGGGGCCGACTACGACTGGTTCTTCGTCATGCAGGATGACACGTATGTGCAGGCCCCCCGCCTGGCAGCCCTGGCTGGCCACCTCAGTATCAACCAAGACCTGTACCTGGGCCGGACGGAGGAGTTCATTGGCGCAGGCGAGCAGGCCCGATACTGCCACGGGGGCTTTGGCTACCTGTTGTCACGGAGCCTCCTGCTTCGATTGTGGCCACATCTGGATGGCTGCCGAGGAGACATCCTCAGTGCCCGTCCTGATGAGTGGCTTGGCCGCTGCCTCATTGACTCTCTGGGCATCGGCTGTGTCTCACAGCACCAG GGGCAGCAGTATCGCTCGTTTGAACTGGCCAAAAATAGGGACCCCGAGAAGGAGGGGAGCTCGGCTTTCCTGAGTGCTTTTGCGGTGCACCCTGTCTCCGAGGGAACCCTCATGTACCGGCTCCACAAGCGCTTCAGTGCTCTGGAGCTGGAACGAGCGTACAGTGAAATAGAACAGCTGCAG GCTCAGATCCGGAACCTGACCGTGCTGACCCCTGAAGGGGAGGCAGGCCTGAGCTGGCCCATTGGGCTCCCGGCCCCTTTTACACCGCACTCTCGTTTTGAGGTGCTGGGCTGGGACTACTTCACAGAGCAGCACACCTTCTCCTGTGCAGACGGGGCCCCCAAGTGCCCACTGCAAGGGGCTAGCAGGGCAGATGTGGGCGACGCCGTGGAGACTGCTTTGGAGCAGCTGAATCGGCGCTATCAGCCCCGCCTGCGCTTCCAGAAGCAGCGGCTTCTCAACGGCTACCGGCGCTTTGACCCGGCGCGGGGCATGGAGTACACTCTGGACCTGCTGCTGGAAGCTGTGACGCAGCGCGGGCACCGGCGGGCCCTGGCCCGCAGGGTCAGCCTGCTGCGGCCCCTGAGCCGGGTGGAGATCCTCCCCATGCCCTACGTCACCGAGGCCACCCGCGTGCAGCTGGTGCTGCCGCTGCTGGTGGCCGAAGCCGCCGCGGCCCCTGCATTCCTGGAGGCCTTTGCAGCCGGTGTCCTGGAGCCGCGAGAGCATGCCCTACTCACCCTGTTGCTGGTCTATGGGCCGCGGGAAGGGGGCCGAGGGGCCCCGGACCCGTTTCTTGGGGTGAAGGCTGCAGCGGCTGAGTTGGAACGACGGTACCCTGGGACGAGGCTGGCCTGGCTCGCTGTGCGCGCGGAGGCCCCTTCCCAGGTGCGGCTCCTGGACGTGGTCTCTAAGAAGCACCCCGTGGACACGCTCTTCTTCCTTGCCACCGTGTGGACCAGGCCCGGGCCCGAGGTCCTCAACCGCTGCCGCATGAACGCCATCTCCGGCTGGCAGGCCTTCTTCCCGGTCCACTTCCAGGAGTTCAGCCCCGCCCTGGCACCACAGAGATCTCCCCAAGGGCCCCCGGGGGCCGGCCCCGACCCCCCGTCCCCCCCTGGTGCTGAGCCTGCCCGGGGGGCTCCCGTTGGGGGCAGGTTTGACCGACAGGCTTCCGCGGAGGGCTGCTTCTACAACGCTGACTACCTGGCGGCCCGAGCCCGGCTGGCTGGTGAGCTGGCGggccaggaagaggaggaagccctggaggggctggaggtgaTGGATGTTTTCCTCCGGTTCTCAGGGCTCCACCTTTTCCGGGCCGTGGAGCCAGGGCTGGTGCAGAAGTTCTCCGTGCGTGACTGCAGCCCTCGGCTCAGCGAGGAGCTCTACCACCGCTGCCGCCTGAGTAccctggaggggctgggggcccgcGCGCAGCTCGCCGTGGCTCTGTTCGAGCAGGAGCAGGCCAATAGCACGTAG
- the CHPF2 gene encoding chondroitin sulfate glucuronyltransferase isoform X2: MAGPTAMRLSSVLALLQPALPLILGLSLGCSLSLLRVSWIQGEGEDPCVVAVGEPGGPQNLDSGAQLDQSDEDFKPRIIPYYRDPNKPYKKVLRTRYIQTELGSRERLLVAVLTSRATLSTLAVAVNRTVAHHFPRLLYFTGQRGARTPAGMQVVSHGDERPAWLMSETLRHLHTHFGADYDWFFVMQDDTYVQAPRLAALAGHLSINQDLYLGRTEEFIGAGEQARYCHGGFGYLLSRSLLLRLWPHLDGCRGDILSARPDEWLGRCLIDSLGIGCVSQHQAQIRNLTVLTPEGEAGLSWPIGLPAPFTPHSRFEVLGWDYFTEQHTFSCADGAPKCPLQGASRADVGDAVETALEQLNRRYQPRLRFQKQRLLNGYRRFDPARGMEYTLDLLLEAVTQRGHRRALARRVSLLRPLSRVEILPMPYVTEATRVQLVLPLLVAEAAAAPAFLEAFAAGVLEPREHALLTLLLVYGPREGGRGAPDPFLGVKAAAAELERRYPGTRLAWLAVRAEAPSQVRLLDVVSKKHPVDTLFFLATVWTRPGPEVLNRCRMNAISGWQAFFPVHFQEFSPALAPQRSPQGPPGAGPDPPSPPGAEPARGAPVGGRFDRQASAEGCFYNADYLAARARLAGELAGQEEEEALEGLEVMDVFLRFSGLHLFRAVEPGLVQKFSVRDCSPRLSEELYHRCRLSTLEGLGARAQLAVALFEQEQANST, from the exons ATGGCAGGGCCCACCGCCATGCGACTGAGCTCAGTGTTGGCTCTGCTGCAACCAGCACTGCCCCTCATCCTAGGGCTGTCTCTGGGGTGCAGCCTGAGCCTCTTGCGGGTTTCCTGGATCCAGGGTGAGGGAGAAGATCCCTGTGTAGTGGCTGTGGGGGAACCAGGAGGGCCACAGAATCTAGACTCAGGAGCTCAGCTTGACCAAAGTGATGAAGACTTCAAACCCCGGATCATTCCCTACTACAGGGATCCCAACAAGCCCTACAAGAAGGTGCTCAG GACTCGGTACATCCAGACAGAGCTGGGCTCTCGCGAGCGGTTGCTGGTGGCTGTCCTGACCTCCCGGGCCACACTGTCCACTCTGGCTGTGGCTGTGAACCGCACAGTGGCTCACCACTTCCCTCGGTTACTCTACTTCACTGGGCAGCGAGGGGCCCGGACTCCGGCAGGGATGCAGGTGGTATCTCACGGGGACGAACGGCCAGCCTGGCTCATGTCCGAGACCCTGCGCCATCTTCACACACACTTTGGGGCCGACTACGACTGGTTCTTCGTCATGCAGGATGACACGTATGTGCAGGCCCCCCGCCTGGCAGCCCTGGCTGGCCACCTCAGTATCAACCAAGACCTGTACCTGGGCCGGACGGAGGAGTTCATTGGCGCAGGCGAGCAGGCCCGATACTGCCACGGGGGCTTTGGCTACCTGTTGTCACGGAGCCTCCTGCTTCGATTGTGGCCACATCTGGATGGCTGCCGAGGAGACATCCTCAGTGCCCGTCCTGATGAGTGGCTTGGCCGCTGCCTCATTGACTCTCTGGGCATCGGCTGTGTCTCACAGCACCAG GCTCAGATCCGGAACCTGACCGTGCTGACCCCTGAAGGGGAGGCAGGCCTGAGCTGGCCCATTGGGCTCCCGGCCCCTTTTACACCGCACTCTCGTTTTGAGGTGCTGGGCTGGGACTACTTCACAGAGCAGCACACCTTCTCCTGTGCAGACGGGGCCCCCAAGTGCCCACTGCAAGGGGCTAGCAGGGCAGATGTGGGCGACGCCGTGGAGACTGCTTTGGAGCAGCTGAATCGGCGCTATCAGCCCCGCCTGCGCTTCCAGAAGCAGCGGCTTCTCAACGGCTACCGGCGCTTTGACCCGGCGCGGGGCATGGAGTACACTCTGGACCTGCTGCTGGAAGCTGTGACGCAGCGCGGGCACCGGCGGGCCCTGGCCCGCAGGGTCAGCCTGCTGCGGCCCCTGAGCCGGGTGGAGATCCTCCCCATGCCCTACGTCACCGAGGCCACCCGCGTGCAGCTGGTGCTGCCGCTGCTGGTGGCCGAAGCCGCCGCGGCCCCTGCATTCCTGGAGGCCTTTGCAGCCGGTGTCCTGGAGCCGCGAGAGCATGCCCTACTCACCCTGTTGCTGGTCTATGGGCCGCGGGAAGGGGGCCGAGGGGCCCCGGACCCGTTTCTTGGGGTGAAGGCTGCAGCGGCTGAGTTGGAACGACGGTACCCTGGGACGAGGCTGGCCTGGCTCGCTGTGCGCGCGGAGGCCCCTTCCCAGGTGCGGCTCCTGGACGTGGTCTCTAAGAAGCACCCCGTGGACACGCTCTTCTTCCTTGCCACCGTGTGGACCAGGCCCGGGCCCGAGGTCCTCAACCGCTGCCGCATGAACGCCATCTCCGGCTGGCAGGCCTTCTTCCCGGTCCACTTCCAGGAGTTCAGCCCCGCCCTGGCACCACAGAGATCTCCCCAAGGGCCCCCGGGGGCCGGCCCCGACCCCCCGTCCCCCCCTGGTGCTGAGCCTGCCCGGGGGGCTCCCGTTGGGGGCAGGTTTGACCGACAGGCTTCCGCGGAGGGCTGCTTCTACAACGCTGACTACCTGGCGGCCCGAGCCCGGCTGGCTGGTGAGCTGGCGggccaggaagaggaggaagccctggaggggctggaggtgaTGGATGTTTTCCTCCGGTTCTCAGGGCTCCACCTTTTCCGGGCCGTGGAGCCAGGGCTGGTGCAGAAGTTCTCCGTGCGTGACTGCAGCCCTCGGCTCAGCGAGGAGCTCTACCACCGCTGCCGCCTGAGTAccctggaggggctgggggcccgcGCGCAGCTCGCCGTGGCTCTGTTCGAGCAGGAGCAGGCCAATAGCACGTAG